CTGGTGTAGAAGCCAGACTCCGTACGGCAGAGTTAGGCAGATTACCGTGGGATTACAACCAAAACGCACTGACACGGCCCAGGAAAAGAGGCCAGGCCCAGACGTGGGAGCTGGAGAAACAGCTGCTCATGACCAGAAGTGAAGTGGAGAATGACGCAAGGCCCAAATCTACTCAATCTCTTACATCACTGGAAATGAATGGTAAAATGGACAAAGAGTATCAGGTTTCTAATATCGCTGAAAACAACAGAAGCTCTGTTCCGAGTCAAATGGAGAGTTTTTTTCACCGGAACCAAGACACTCCTCCACTCGTCTGACACCACAGAAGTTGGGAGAATGTGCTGTACTCACCACCAGGGGCGCTGTGTTCAGTCcgagaaatgttttattggctGAAGACTGTAGTGTGACGATCATATATCTGGTCCAGTTTTCTGCAGCACCTCTTGGATCTACGTTCTTGCCTCTCTAATCGCTCAAATGAAACATTCCACCCCACAACTGTGGACTTCCGAAGGTCCTCCCTTCCCATTGACAACATCTGTGGTGGTGATTCCTTCATCTCTCAGTCCCTGAAGTTGACCGCCACCATCCTGTCGTAACATTGTGGCAGGTTCAGCTGGCCCCTGCTGTTTGAATCATCTTATCAGCACACCACACAATGAAATGAGATAATGTCATCACTGGTTTCAGGACGTTAATACCCAAGTCTCTGCCTGTAGTTCAGACTCTGGGTCCAAAACATAGACACGTCAAAGACTGAAGAGCGATGTAACATTGGCTGAAAACATACCTTTCGAACCATGTTTTAAGCACgaaaaattcaaatataaaagtgAAAAATCTAAGTGTAAACAACCAGACtgtttcagtcattttcaaCACGACAGTCAGACAGGTTATGGCCAGTAGTTGGCTAATCTTTAAGGTCGCGGGTGGTGGTAGATCCAAGCATTACTGTACTGTGACATTACTTTAAAAAGAGCTGGAACATAGAACATGACAAACTGAAAGAAGTGGGCAGAattatttctgaaatataacactgtttcatcacttTTGAGGGTGAAGAGCTACAGCAGAGAAGTGGCTCTGATGTGAGTCACTGCTGGATGACTGCGctgtcctctgtgtgtgtgagacagtggagagctcagctctctttcttcaccacagacACCGTGAAGGACCAGGTCAAAACCATGACAATCCTGACTCACCATGTGACCTTGACGGTCATGAGCGAATGATTGACACTTGTGACTGACGAACAGTGACATGGACCCAGACTCTCAGGTTGGAGGGAACCGGACCACCAAtgaggcggcagcagcagcagcagcagcgagccgAGGATGTGTGGAAGGAAGCACTGACGGTGGGTGGAGATGGAGTCATGATGGAGGCAGCGATGATCATCTCCACACAAAGGATTTGTGGCTTCTGTCAAAACAACTGTTGACCGGCAGCTGCTCCGAACAGCCCGTCAAACAGCAGGGAGCTTTGGAAACGTGGACGGACGCTCGCGACGCGATGACAAAGGTCAAGACGCGGAATCCAACATGACAATGACGATAATCCGCAGAGAGTCATGAGAGTCAGGTGGAGCCATATCGACGGGTGTTGACGGTGTCGCGATGTGAACGACGAGCTGGGGCGAGTGGCGCCGTGTGCGGAGCGGAGGGTCGGACCTACCTCGGCGGAAGAACAGCGTCAGGATGCCAGTGGCTCGGTCACGGTCGGTGGCGGGGGAACCAGGCGCCTCCTGGTCGACTCCCAGAAGAAACCAGCGCACACGCGTAATCCCGCTCGTTCCGCTTCCCCATTAATCTCGGAGTGTCGCCGTGAGCTCGCTCATGTTAGCGATAGCATTCTTTTTTCCTCCTGCTGCCGGTGAGCACGCGCTGACGTACGAGGATCTCCGGCGGCACGAGCCTCCTCTGCCGTGGTCGCGAGCTCATGCATTATTCATGACGGGTGgcggggtgggggtgggggtgtggCCACCGTCTGTCGCGTGCGCCGCGGCCGCGCGCGCACGCGCGCTCACGGACCAGCAGCAGCCCGTCGTGAACGCCACCTGCTGGACGGTAGCGTGAAAAACACTTCTCCCTTGGATTATTCTCAGCTTATTTATCTTGTGCAGACAGCTAGGTGACTTCGCTGCACTACAAAGATGAACAACACGTATTAGCACTTCTAAAATGACATTAAACGGGACAAAAATAATCGCATTTAATTGTCTTATTTTAGTGTTTTGTCATAATTGTATGGCTAGTTTAGCGTCATATCTTCtggaatgtttttaaaataaaagcacaaaataGCAACACCATAATCGAGAACACTTCAAGGGCAGTCGAAGTCACATGACTTAAGCTAGCAGAACAAAATTGTGGAAAAGAGTTCAGCTCACCATGTTCGAGAACAAAGCAGAAAAGCAAGTGTTTTGGCCTCAGCTTTGAGCCGCGCAGGCGCATATATTGACCGACGAATCGCAAGGATCAACAAATGTCTGGCTGAATGCTAAATAAGGGCTGTGAACATCTGCCCAGTAGATTGAGACCGTTGGGATTGTGCACTGCACTTTCCTGAACACACGACCGCCCGATGAGGTTCGCCCCCTGCAGGGCAGGTATGGAAGTGTCATGCAACGCATAAACATTTCCcaattttatttaacatttgaaaaattcATTGGAAATCAGGTATTTTGACTGAAGTCACCGGTGCATGTCGTGACAGCTGTCTTCTCACCTTGATGGATGATTTGTTATCAAGCGTTATAGTCAACATCCATCCATGTGGAACTTGCCGTTGGACACTGTGAGTACAGCCAGCTTCTGCACTGTCTTGTCAGTGATGTAGTAGTAGATATCGGGGTGATCCATGCCGTTGAAGTCGCTCTGCGGGGTGATGGAGTAGGAGCCAAAGTTGCTGAAGTGGAGCCACTCGCCAacgtccagcagggggagcatcAGGTCGTCCACCATCTTGTCCTTGCTGTCGCAGGTGGGGCCCCAGAGGAGGGAGGGGTACATCGGCTCCGTGATCTCGATGGCCTTTGAGGGACGGAAAAAGTTCAGGTGGGTTTGGAATGAGCATGTGGGAGTCTGTCATACCCGGTGAGGGCGGGGGGCCATGATCAGGTACCCAGGATGGTTGAACACCATACAGAAGGAGCCATAAATCCCATCATTAACGTAGTAGACCATCTTCTTCTTGGCCGGTTTTTCAGATTGATCTGGAAGTAAAGAAGAGTGTCAAACCAGCTGCTCATGAGTGGAGACACTTTTCAGGAGTAAAGACCTCCAATGGATCAATCCCCCCGACCCATGACCCTCTCAGCCTGTGGAAGTGACCCACCAATGATCTCCACTTTCCTGGCGATGACATTCACGGAGAGCGTGAAGGCGGAGTGTGCGAAGAAGCCGCCAGGTTCTGCGATGATCTGGACGCTGCTGCTGGGTGGGAAGTATTTGTCCAGAGCCTGGTTGACAACCTCTGCCACCTGGTTGTGAGAAATCAAAATGTGTTTCCCAGTTGTGTTGAGCCTCGAATACCAGCTATTTGACACTACCATTTCAAATCGTCTGTTTGTATCACGCCCGTCGTATCCGCCTCCAATGTCCAACACCTCCATGTGGAAGCCCATTGCATTCTGTAAGAAACGTAATCTGTGAAACTTTCCATTGAAAAGTGAAAcgtataaacaacaaaaaacgtcCCTGTCTTGAGTGTGCTGACTCACCGCGAGGTCGAAGACTCGGCGTGAATCTGCGATGGCCTTGGTGAAGGCAGAGGAGTCCTTGCACATGACGCCCACGTGGAAGCTGACGCCCATGATGTTGAGGTGCAGCGTCTTGGCCGTCTCCAGGAGGACAGGCACCGCTTCCAAGCTGGCGCCAAACTTTGTGTTGAGTTTGACCACAGCAGTGGCGTCATCAACTTCAATACGGAGGACGAGCCTGGAGAGAATCAAGCCCCAGATCATCAGGAGTTTTCCCGATCTGATCCGACCCCACGCCACTATTGTTGTTACCGTGCTTCTGGACACACAAGGGAAATCTTTTTCAGTTCCTCCTCATTATCGAATGTCATGAGATCCACCCCTTGGGAGCAGGCGTAGGTGAGGTGTGACTTGGCTTTGATGGTGTGCGCGTAAATGATCTTGTCAGGCGGCACACCCAGAGCCAGGACCGTCTCGATCTCTCGCTGTGTGACGGACAGACATGGCAGCAGAGTCTCAGGCACTCTTGAAAACGTCCCACCATTACCTTGCTGGCACAGTCGAACCCGGTGCCCAGAGCACTGAGCATGCGGACGACTGGCTCGGTGTTGTGGCTCTTGAGCGCGTAGTAAGGCTTGACCCGAGGCAAGTTGTTGATCCATCTGAGGTGGTGCTCCAAGATCTTATCCAGATTTCCAAGGTAGAAGGCGGCATCGGCGCCCTGGAGGGATTCAAACACTTGTCATGTGAGGGGAAGCACCATCCCCCGTCATCCCAGGTATGTCCTTAAGTGCTGCGTGGGAGATCCCCAAACAACGCCTCAAAGAAGGCTCTTTCTCAAGTCTGAATGTGTCTCTGAAAGGGAGAGTGCTAGGGgcacctgctggaggaggatcCATGTAGAGACCCTCATGCCTTTACCTGAACTGAGGGTCGAATGATGGCTTTGCAAGTGaagaaaaagagctgagctacaGGACAAGCTGACCCCAGCAAAGCACATAAACTATCTTCCTATATTCAGTCAAAATTGAAAAGACTGGAGTTCACCCCAAACGTGATGTGTTGATAGCGACTGTGTGTGACAGTCGAGGTACAATACCGGAGCAGGCCATGAGGGACGCTGCTTCCAGCGACACATTTCAGGTGTCactcaaagggaaaaaaactgaaCTCAGCCAACCAGAGCCCAAATTGTACGACGCCGTATgtggagagagaaaacaaggaGAGGTGACATGAAAGAGAAACGGATAGAAGCGGTGGTGAATTTGAGCTGATAGTTTCTCTGAACGGATGATGGACCCATCTGTTCTGTTTACAGGAGATGAAGCCTAACAATTCTCAGGGAAGTCgctttggtcacatgacaagaaaatgacaaaaatctgGAGCACTCACCACTGATTTGAAATGCTTGACTTTAGCATCGAGGATGTCGTCGTGAGTCAGAGCGTCGTCCACAATCTCGACTGACTTGTGGGTCCCCGGGAACAGGCGTCGCAGGAGTGATGCTCGAAGACACAAGGAAGACAAGAAGCTCATATGGACTTTTGAAGTGATGTGGGAAAGAAATTGGACTCTTGCAACTTTGGAGTTGTTCTCCAAAGTTGCAAGAGTTTCGTACAGATTTGTATTAATGGCTCTGAATTATCGGGAGGTGCGAGCAGTTCTCTGTATATGGACAGCTGAGCTAAACCCACAGCAACCTCACAAAAAAGTTGACCAAAAAAGAGTGAAATGGAAGTGAAAAAGAGTTTAGAATAGTAGTGAAAGGAAGTAGCAAAAGCAGTGGCCTACCTTGGCGATCCATCTCGTCCGCTTCTAAGACGAGACCTTATACGCACGCCTATATATATCAGGATGAGGGGCCCCTCCCCTCAGCTGATGCTTCTGTGCAGGGGATCCATGTACAGTTTACTGTTGTGCAGTAAACACCATGACGTCGCTGTCAGACCAAGAGTGGGAGCAGtctgctcttcttcaggtggacGTGAAACCAACATGTATAAAGTCATTTCCACAACAAGAGAGACCACACATCGAAGGACAGACGCAGCAGCTGAAGCCAAAAATGACTCATCACAGGACTCGCAAACAACTCTCACATCCGACACATTAATCTGTGGCTGAGATAATCACTCGTAATGAATGTGAGATGGGATTGTGTGAATGGTTCAGTGGTACCTGATGCCCGGAACCTCGCGTCACGAGACACAGCTTAAACAGGCTTCAGTTTAATTGCTGTTTAAATATGTGTCTCCAGAGTTGTCAAGAGGGCAGACGGTTGCTAAGGTGAACCGGTCCATACCAGTTATGCTCATCAGCGCAGGTATGTCTGCATCCTCATTTAAATGAGTCACTTCAGGACAGGAACCTCACAATCGGCCCCCATGACTTTTTTAAACGGCTTTCACAATTCTCCAGCAAATATGAGGTGAGGTCCAGACCTCCAGCTCTCGACTGGAGTCAACCCCCCGTCCCTCTTAAAGGTTGCAGTTCAGGACTCGGTCAGGTGTCAACTTACATGTTGTTATTTGATTAAGTTGATGATTATCTGATTTTTATTaatgagtttatttattttaatttattgatcATTTGGCTTTGTATTTGACGGATATAAATCTCATCTGGTTACGCACACCAGTCACTTTAATGAGTTTCCTTCAACAGTGTCCGCTATTTTCCAGTtgttaatgaaaataaacatcaataaacactGACTTTTACAGTGAACACCACATTTATTAGAggctttaaaataataaaaaggacGTCAATGTCATTCACAAAGTAATAATGTGAACCTACTGTTACGCAAGCTTGCAAAGCAGCTAGCGTCCCACTGTCCTGAGATGCCGATAAAACAATGAATCACTTCTACAATTGTCCACAAAACTGGACTGAAGGTGTGCAGTGTTACACATTGACAGATGAGCATCATGTCATTCAAATACACAGAGAGAAGGTTGACTATAGACCCTGTAATAAGGTCCCGTACCCACCGTAAGAACTCCTATATGATGTCCTGAGATCCAGTGCAGTGTCTTGTTATACACACACAACTTGCTGTTATGAGACAGTCAACGGATTAGGACTGACGGGTCTGTTGAAGTTGTCCCGCTATGTCCTCACCATCCCCTCATGTTACCAGCTGTGCAGTCAGGCGACAGGCAGCCACGTGTCACAAAGCGTGAAGTTAGGTACGATGATCCCCACAAACAGGGCACATGATCGCGACATTGAAGTGACGGTTGACGCTCTGAATTGATAAACAGGGTCTACTAGACGTAAAGTTCTCGCCCAGCTCTGCTACGAGACTCTCATCATTGTTCACGGATCTACTCTGCATCCTTCCGTAGCTTGTCGCTGGCCTTCACGAGCATAGCAAGAGACCGGATGGTCTTGTCGGTGATGTAGAAGTAGATATCGGGGTGATCCATGCCGTTGAAGTCACTCTGCGGGGTGATGGAGTAGGAGCCGAAGTTGCTGAAGTGGAGCCACTCGCCAacatccagcagggggagcatcAGGTCGTCCACCATCTTGTCCTTGCTGTCGCAGGTGGGACCCCAAAGTGCCGATGGGTACGTTGGTTCCCCGGTGTCAACGATCTTTGAGACATTAGAAAATGTTTGAGACTGTTACTCACACCAGGAGGCCAAGCGACCAGAGGTGCTGTCCTCGAGGGGCCAACAAATCTAAGCAAAATGTTGGCATGTCACCACAAAGCGGATGTGGATTGCCCTCTGCAATACAGCTTCTGACCCACATAGGAAAGCTGTGAAGTTTACCACAGAGCCACGTCTTCGAATATTGTTCCATTCACAACACTTGAGAAGAACACGCTCaacagaggagaggaatgaaCAGAGATTCACCCTGTGAGGATGCGGCTCGATGAGCAGGTAGCCAGGATGGTTCCCGATGATAGAGAAGGAGCCATGGATTCCGTCATTTAGGTAGTATGACATCCTCCTGTCGCCATCTTTTTTTGAGGGAGAAATAATGGCGCTGCTGTCACTCTTGAGTTCCATCAACAATTAACCAAGAAAGTACTTCAACACACCAAATGGTACCCCAAAATTCTTCACCCCTCTAGCAAAGTCTTTGAGTTAAAAAAGCCGCAGATGACTCTTACCAATGCGCTCAACTTTTCTGCCGATGACGTTGACGGAGAGCGTGAAGGCGGAATGTGCGAAGAAGCCGCCAGGTTCAGCGATGATCTGGACGCCGCTGCTGGTGGGGAAGTATTTGTCCAGTGCTGTGTTGATGACGACGGCAAACTGGAAGGAACATAAGACAGAATGTTTCAACTGCGGGTTTTTGTGTCTTGGGTGTAAGTTGGGTTTTTCTGATAATTTGTGAAATGGTTTTCCACCTTCTCAAATCTGTTGTTGGTATCTTTTCCGTCGTATCCTCCTCCAATGTCGACCACTTCCATGTGGAAACCCATCGCTGTCTGTCAGCAGGTACATGCCAGCATTATTGGACTTCATTCATTGgtatttgaaatatttggatCTCTTTAAGATGCGACTCACTGCGATGTCAAAGACGGTGCGGGAATCTGCGATGGCCTTAGTGAAGGCGGAGGTGTCCCCGCACAGCACGCCCACATGGAAGCTCACGCCCACGACGTTGAGGTGCAGCTTGCGGGCCGTCTCCAGGAGGGAGGGCACCTTGTCCATGCTGGCCCCAAACTTTTTGCTTAGTTTGATCATCGCGCTGGAGTCGTCCACTTCAATCCTCAGCACTATCCTGTGACGATTTGAGCATCCATGAGGTGAGACTTGAGCGACTCGAGTGCCAGTCAAAATTCACTTCTACGGCTTGCTATACTAATCCTAGGAAGAGCCTCGACGACTTACCGAGCTTTGGGACAAATGAGAGAAATCTTCTTGAGCTCGTCCTCATTATCGAATGTCATGAAGTCCACTCCTTGGGCGTAGGCATACTTGAGGTGGGACTTGGACTTGATGGTGTGTGCATAAATAATTTTGTGAGGCGGCACACCGATGGCCAAGACCGTCTCGATCTCTCTCT
The genomic region above belongs to Synchiropus splendidus isolate RoL2022-P1 chromosome 19, RoL_Sspl_1.0, whole genome shotgun sequence and contains:
- the LOC128750519 gene encoding LOW QUALITY PROTEIN: ornithine decarboxylase-like (The sequence of the model RefSeq protein was modified relative to this genomic sequence to represent the inferred CDS: substituted 1 base at 1 genomic stop codon) codes for the protein MDRQASLLRRLFPGTHKSVEIVDDALTHDDILDAKVKHFKSVGADAAFYLGNLDKILEHHLRWINNLPRVKPYYALKSHNTEPVVRMLSALGTGFDCASKREIETVLALGVPPDKIIYAHTIKAKSHLTYACSQGVDLMTFDNEEELKKISLVCPEARLVLRIEVDDATAVVKLNTKFGASLEAVPVLLETAKTLHLNIMGVSFHVGVMCKDSSAFTKAIADSRRVFDLANAMGFHMEVLDIGGGYDGRDTNRRFEMVAEVVNQALDKYFPPSSSVQIIAEPGGFFAHSAFTLSVNVIARKLVXHSSLLPDQSEKPAKKKMVYYVNDGIYGSFCMVFNHPGYLIMAPRPHRPMYPSLLWGPTCDSKDKMVDDLMLPLLDVGEWLHFSNFGSYSITPQSDFNGMDHPDIYYYITDKTVQKLAVLTVSNGKFHMDGC
- the LOC128750520 gene encoding ornithine decarboxylase-like; its protein translation is MDQGSLLRHLFPETHKSIEIVDDALTHDDILGAKIKHFKSVGSDAAFYLGNLDKILEHHFRWINNLPRVKPYYALKSNTTEPVFRMLAALGAGFDCASKREIETVLAIGVPPHKIIYAHTIKSKSHLKYAYAQGVDFMTFDNEDELKKISLICPKARIVLRIEVDDSSAMIKLSKKFGASMDKVPSLLETARKLHLNVVGVSFHVGVLCGDTSAFTKAIADSRTVFDIATAMGFHMEVVDIGGGYDGKDTNNRFEKFAVVINTALDKYFPTSSGVQIIAEPGGFFAHSAFTLSVNVIGRKVVKSDSSAIISPSKKDGDRRMSYYLNDGIHGSFSIIGNHPGYLLIEPHPHRIVDTGEPTYPSALWGPTCDSKDKMVDDLMLPLLDVGEWLHFSNFGSYSITPQSDFNGMDHPDIYFYITDKTIRSLAMLVKASDKLRKDAE